A genome region from Bufo gargarizans isolate SCDJY-AF-19 chromosome 2, ASM1485885v1, whole genome shotgun sequence includes the following:
- the NKX3-1 gene encoding homeobox protein Nkx-3.1 has translation MSLSTRPLTSFLIQDILSDLGCKGKDRQLEVQPEDQEKESSVDITPKTETSEDDRTKAHYSLETRLRTDDLEVEQLDLATTRQPSKGEDKTSKQPPKRSRAAFSHSQVIELERKFSSQKYLSAPERAQLAKSLKLTETQVKIWFQNRRYKTKRKQLATDLEDLDKTSSLPVLCRDGELSRTSLMSLYKNYHYYPYLYYLAGWHPPLW, from the exons ATGTCTCTCTCCACCCGACCTCTTACCTCCTTCCTCATCCAGGACATCCTCTCAGATCTGGGCTGCAAAGGCAAAGACAGACAATTGGAAGTCCAGCCtgaagaccaggagaaggaaTCCTCAGTGGACATCACCCCTAAGACAGAGACCTCAGAGGATGACAGAACTAAAGCCCATTACTCACTGGAGACTCGTCTAAGGACAG ATGATCTCGAGGTTGAGCAGCTGGATCTTGCGACTACTCGACAACCTTCCAAGGGAGAGGATAAAACATCCAAACAACCTCCAAAGAGGTCACGGGCCGCCTTCTCCCATTCCCAAGTCATAGAGTTAGAGAGAAAGTTCTCCAGCCAGAAATATCTCTCTGCTCCGGAAAGAGCCCAGCTGGCCAAGAGCCTGAAGCTGACTGAGACCCAGGTGAAGATCTGGTTCCAGAATCGTCGATATAAAACCAAGAGAAAGCAGCTGGCCACTGACCTGGAAGATCTGGATAAGACTTCTTCTCTTCCTGTGCTATGCCGGGATGGAGAACTAAGCAGGACCTCTCTCATGAGCCTCTATAAGAACTACCACTACTACCCATACCTGTATTACCTGGCAGGGTGGCATCCGCCTCTGTGGTGA